A stretch of the Glycine soja cultivar W05 chromosome 13, ASM419377v2, whole genome shotgun sequence genome encodes the following:
- the LOC114382116 gene encoding LOB domain-containing protein 29-like, with product MTGSGSPCGACKFLRRKCVRGCVFAPYFCHEQGATHFAAIHKVFGASNVSKLLAHLPVSDRCEAAVTISYEAQARLQDPIYGCVSHIFALQQQVVNLQAQLAYLKEQAAQSCLDGSINENPSEKLFEKSSSALPQDLQSWFNQVGNSNLGPEFLPNMCTNLSTQHYGNNALMEDLNPIGINYETSGAMEGNNSSSFDDSSNNYSMSYDMQTNRRTWGFHEVEDLHSVAFGYGTRSHS from the exons ATGACTGGTTCAGGATCTCCTTGTGGAGCCTGCAAATTCTTGAGAAGAAAATGTGTGAGAGGTTGTGTTTTTGCACCTTACTTTTGCCATGAGCAAGGTGCTACCCATTTTGCAGCCATTCATAAGGTCTTTGGTGCAAGCAATGTCTCAAAGCTTCTTGCTCACCTTCCTGTGAGTGACCGTTGTGAAGCTGCAGTCACAATCTCATATGAAGCTCAAGCCAGACTTCAGGATCCAATTTATGGCTGTGTCTCCCATATTTTTGCACTCCAACAACAG GTGGTCAATTTACAAGCACAGCTAGCTTATCTCAAGGAACAAGCTGCTCAGAGTTGTCTCGATGGCTCTATCAATGAAAACCCTagtgaaaaattatttgaaaaatcttCTTCTGCTTTACCTCAAGATCTTCAAAGTTGGTTTAATCAGGTGGGAAATTCCAACCTGGGGCCAGAATTTCTTCCTAACATGTGTACTAATTTATCAACACAACATTATGGGAACAATGCCCTCATGGAAGATCTAAACCCTATTGgaattaattatgaaacttCAGGAGCCATGGAAGGAAACAACTCCTCTAGCTTCGATGATAGTTCTAATAACTACTCCATGTCCTATGACATGCAAACAAACAGGAGGACATGGGGTTTTCATGAAGTGGAGGATCTACATTCAGTGGCTTTTGGATACGGAACTCGATCACATTCATGA